The window GGAAGCAGCCTTTTACATCCAGACACCACGGGGTATGAAATGCCTGATCTGCCCGACGGAGTGCAGTGAAATATCAGAGATTAAATATGGCACCTGCCGCACACGCATAGCCTCCGGCAATAAACTCTATACCATCGCCTATGGCAATCCCTGTGCTGTTCATGTCGATCCTATTGAGAAAAAACCGCTTTACCACTTTCTTCCCACAACCACTGCCTTTTCCATTGCCACTGCCGGCTGTAATCTGGCCTGCCTCAACTGCCAGAACTGGACTATCTCACAATCCAGCCCTAAAGACACACAGAACTCCGACCTCATGCCCGATAAGGTCGTTGAAGAATGTCTGAACTCAAAGTGCCGGTCCATTGCCTATACGTATTCCGATCCTGTAGCTTATTATGAGTATGCTTACGACACAGCTAAGCTGGCCAGAGACAAAGGAATAAAAAATGTCCTGGTGTCGGCCGGGTATATTTATGAGCGGCCATTGAGGGAATTGTGCAAATATTTCGATGCGGCCACTATTGACATCAAGTCATTCAGCGAAGATATCTATGCCATGCTGAATGGAGCTAAATTGAAGCCGGTGCTGGAAGCGCTGAAAATAATGAAACAGGAGGGCCTGTGGCTGGAGATATCCAATCTGGTTGTGCCAAGCTGGACCGACGATATGGAGATGATCAAACGCATGTGCGGCTGGTTCGTGGAGAATGACTTTGCCGGCAATCCCTTCCATTTTCTTCGCTTCCAACCCCAGTATAAACTTACCAACCTGCCGCCAACGCCCGCATCGACACTCGAAAAAGCCAGGGATATAGCGCTGGGTGCAGGGATGAAAT of the Bacteroidota bacterium genome contains:
- the amrS gene encoding AmmeMemoRadiSam system radical SAM enzyme, with the protein product MSKKITKREFIKYSLYSTCGAVLGLSSLDLLASGAGKLFRAPAQGPQDLWKWSKEAAFYIQTPRGMKCLICPTECSEISEIKYGTCRTRIASGNKLYTIAYGNPCAVHVDPIEKKPLYHFLPTTTAFSIATAGCNLACLNCQNWTISQSSPKDTQNSDLMPDKVVEECLNSKCRSIAYTYSDPVAYYEYAYDTAKLARDKGIKNVLVSAGYIYERPLRELCKYFDAATIDIKSFSEDIYAMLNGAKLKPVLEALKIMKQEGLWLEISNLVVPSWTDDMEMIKRMCGWFVENDFAGNPFHFLRFQPQYKLTNLPPTPASTLEKARDIALGAGMKFVYIGNVPGEGETTFCPKCKKTLIDRRGFQILANNIVNSRCKFCQEPIPGVWQ